In the genome of Poecilia reticulata strain Guanapo linkage group LG16, Guppy_female_1.0+MT, whole genome shotgun sequence, one region contains:
- the spaca6 gene encoding sperm acrosome membrane-associated protein 6, protein MAVLWLASVSLLICPSLSCYVCFIKPQVSGRLCTGFIVEETYVNSVDECFRMLERIFDTNEAVMEAGRAAGGLEGKLKEILEAEILPIARDFQAKRIMDSMYESRLQKAADNFIAAASKLPRDTQCIPPCGFQNIDAAYNCETCQYDSCLFPLDCPVEEIEVMEGRGIEMRCDVPFDLPNDIEAVWRIAEQFKTQETEHFKEVTAGPDRVYFISSTSTQHTGTYQCEIFSGIRSIVRLYFYVTVTPQPVEGHTALQGIFDLSLLPRGQLLTAPGAAGAAPHFFLHLLLFLLTTCLASSLLLLFVSLGFLYWLSVSEVDHPVADSDEEDYFGVSMLAI, encoded by the exons ATGGCTGTTTTGTGGCTCGCAAGTGTTAGTTTGCTGATTTGCCCCTCTCTGAGCTGTTATGTCTGCTTTATCAAGCCGCAAGTCAGTGGTCGGCTGTGTACGGGCTTCATTGTGGAAGAAACGTACGTCAACAGCGTGGACGAATGCTTCAGGATGCTGGAACGCATATTCGATACGAATGAGGCAGTGATGGAGGCTGGAAGAGCGG CTGGAGGTTTAGAAGGCAAGCTGAAGGAGATCCTAGAAGCAGAGATCTTACCCATAGCGAGAGACTTTCAGGCAAAGCGCATTATGG ACTCTATGTATGAAAGCAGGTTGCAGAAAGCAGCAGACAATTTCATTGCAGCTGCCTCCAAACTGCCTAGAG atACTCAGTGTATACCTCCATGTG GTTTTCAGAACATAGATGCTGCGTACAACTGTGAAACCTGCCAGTACGACTCCTGCTTATTCCCCCTCGACTGTCCAG TTGAAGAAATTGAAGTAATGGAGGGTAGAGGGATCGAAATGCGCTGCGATGTGCCATTCGACCTGCCAAATGATATTGAGGCGGTCTGGAGGATTGCAGAGCAG TTCAAAACGCAGGAAACGGAGCACTTTAAGGAGGTGACTGCAGGACCCGACAGGGTTTACTTCATTTCATCAACTAGCACTCAGCATACGGGCACCTACCAGTGTGAGATTTTCTCAGGCATTCGATCAATTGTCAGGCTTTACTTCTACGTCACAG TGACCCCCCAGCCTGTGGAAGGCCACACAGCGCTGCAGGGGATATTTGACCTGTCTCTGCTCCCAAGAGGGCAGTTACTCACCGCGCCtggtgctgctggtgctgctccTCACTTcttccttcacctcctcctgtTTCTTCTCACCACCTGTTTAGCCtcttcactgctgctgctgttcgtCTCCCTGGG GTTCCTGTACTGGTTGTCGGTATCGGAGGTAGACCATCCTGTAGCAGATTCGGATGAAGAAGATTATTTCGGTGTTTCAATGTTAGCAATATGA